One Pyrus communis chromosome 4, drPyrComm1.1, whole genome shotgun sequence genomic region harbors:
- the LOC137732383 gene encoding uncharacterized protein, whose protein sequence is MGNCQAIDAAALVIQHPSGKIERMYCPISASEVMRLNPGHYVSLIIPLPVSEQNHKQVAENHEDEHGKAVRFTRIKLLRPNETLALGHAYRLVTTQEVMKVLKAKKYAKTKKQQLEVLEKLRTEQGKENSGCSGCEEAAEATKSDEKENINHASKRERHRPRTSSANAAAAAAAALRSKSWRPSLQSISEGVTDQRFPNIESEQNAK, encoded by the exons ATGGGGAACTGTCAAGCCATTGATGCAGCAGCTCTGGTGATACAGCATCCGAGTGGGAAGATAGAGAGGATGTATTGTCCTATAAGTGCGAGTGAGGTGATGAGGTTGAACCCCGGTCACTACGTTTCCCTCATCATTCCATTGCCGGTTTCCGAACAAAATCACAAACAAGTAGCAGAGAATCACGAGGATGAGCACGGCAAAGCGGTGCGTTTCACTCGCATTAAGCTTCTCCGGCCGAACGAAACTCTCGCTCTCGGCCATGCCTACCGGCTGGTCACCACTCAAG AGGTTATGAAGGTTTTGAAGGCAAAAAAGTATGCGAAAACGAAGAAACAGCAGCTCGAAGTGCTCGAGAAGTTGCGAACGGAGCAAGGGAAGGAGAATTCAGGTTGTTCGGGCTGCGAAGAGGCAGCAGAAGCAACGAAATCTGATGAGAAGGAAAATATCAACCAT GCTTCAAAACGCGAAAGGCACCGACCAAGGACATCATCAGCGAATGCTGCTGCTGCGGCTGCTGCTGCGCTGAGGTCGAAGTCTTGGCGCCCCTCGTTGCAGAGCATCTCCGAGGGCGTAACTGATCAGCGATTTCCAAACATCGAAAGCGAACAAAATGCAAAGTAG